From one Dermacentor andersoni chromosome 1, qqDerAnde1_hic_scaffold, whole genome shotgun sequence genomic stretch:
- the LOC126547771 gene encoding HUWE1-associated protein modifying stress responses-like, giving the protein MAERAEELDSWITNLERQCIEEVEQAPDLESQVQSERDTSSQKLWLLFQNTATCVAQLYTDRQNEVSQWVPFQNAASSVTNLYKECLEAQQRVSELDFQWGYQRCIKDLLAWAKKHKRHIRREELLAFLCGKAPHHPHQYHDWASPRPSLYLEPRVAATAPPSSMLNLATAEEHSAVVGSGDPNDVNLDTFRGALALSSTLGSGRVHSEDSVSPPGFRSAASLSSFTAEEFSRHVEPRKRTTPESTSPGDVVMDSPTHKRPRLI; this is encoded by the coding sequence ATGGCTGAACGAGCCGAGGAGTTGGACTCGTGGATTACCAATTTGGAGAGACAGTGCATCGAGGAGGTTGAACAGGCGCCCGATTTGGAGAGCCAGGTTCAGAGCGAACGCGACACATCGTCTCAGAAGCTGTGGCTCCTCTTTCAGAACACGGCTACCTGCGTAGCCCAGCTGTACACAGATCGCCAGAATGAAGTGTCTCAGTGGGTTCCCTTCCAAAACGCCGCTTCGAGCGTCACTAACCTCTACAAAGAGTGCCTGGAGGCTCAGCAGAGGGTGAGCGAGCTGGACTTCCAGTGGGGCTACCAGCGTTGCATCAAGGACCTGTTGGCGTGGGCCAAGAAGCACAAGCGCCATATTAGGCGCGAGGAACTGCTTGCCTTCCTGTGTGGTAAGGCACCGCACCATCCCCACCAGTATCACGACTGGGCCTCGCCCCGGCCAAGCCTGTACCTCGAGCCCCGCGTGGCGGCCACTGCGCCGCCGTCATCGATGCTGAACCTTGCCACCGCCGAGGAGCACTCGGCCGTCGTGGGGTCGGGGGACCCGAACGACGTGAACCTGGACACGTTCCGCGGGGCTCTGGCCCTCTCTTCGACTCTGGGTTCAGGCCGAGTCCACAGCGAAGACAGTGTGTCGCCGCCCGGGTTCCGCAGTGCGGCCAGCCTGAGCAGCTTCACCGCCGAGGAGTTCTCGCGCCACGTTGAGCCTCGCAAGCGGACTACTCCGGAAAGCACGAGCCCCGGAGATGTCGTGATGGACTCACCGACGCACAAACGGCCACGCCTCATCTGA